CCTTCAAAGCTGATGATGATTTTCCCTGTGGGTCAATCTTTCCACTTGATTCTTGTTGAACCAGCTTATTCAGACTTGTTGTCACAGCTTCCTCGTCTTGGGAAGTGTGGGAACAATACAGTTCTTTATCTTGGCTCACTTTTGATTGGGCTGTACACTGCACAGTCCAAAAACATCAAATCTGTCAAATACAGAGCCTAATGGTTTGTTTATAGCTAATGGTTCAGATCCAGCAAGTATACCAGCTCGGGTGGCAAAAGATCAGCTTCAATGTAGAGCCTCTCATGCACCTCCACTTTCTCTAGCATTTTCTCCAGTGCCTTTAGATCCAAGGAAAGGAATCCAGGCTGAAAATTTTTACTAACCGTGAGACGATAAGCAAGTACTTAACAGTTATTCTAGCTAAAAAAACAAGAGTCTTATTACTACCTCATTATATGAATCTGATCCatcttcttccacaacaaaGTTGTCGTCTTCCATCCATGAAAGCACACCTTCCCCTCTTGCCGAGATCATAGATCCAACTACACGACTAAACTCATCTGCAAGATttcaatcaaaaaaaaaaacagaacaaataaATCAACAGGAACATAGACAATGGGTTCTTGATTGAGAGTCCATACCGTGCAAAAGATCATCTAACGATGATAAACAATCTGAATCGTTCTCAATCTTTGAATGAGACTCAGCTTTGGCTTCAGATATCAAATGCAGATAATCAGCTCCTTTGCTTTTCGGCACAATAACATCCGCGGGTTGATTAGTCGACAAACCGAGATCGGGTTCATCATCGTACCGGTCCAGATTCGACGGTAGTGCAGAAACACGACGAGATTGAACCGGACTCTTTGGTTGGTTTACTTGCCCTTTC
This genomic stretch from Brassica napus cultivar Da-Ae chromosome C9, Da-Ae, whole genome shotgun sequence harbors:
- the LOC106418489 gene encoding protein ECERIFERUM 16 isoform X2 — translated: MDTKALAKSKRAHTQHHSKKSHPLHKPKALEKGQVNQPKSPVQSRRVSALPSNLDRYDDEPDLGLSTNQPADVIVPKSKGADYLHLISEAKAESHSKIENDSDCLSSLDDLLHDEFSRVVGSMISARGEGVLSWMEDDNFVVEEDGSDSYNEPGFLSLDLKALEKMLEKVEVHERLYIEADLLPPELCTAQSKVSQDKELYCSHTSQDEEAVTTSLNKLVQQESSGKIDPQGKSSSALKDMQTLTGQPEISSEVEADLDFLLDSFSKEPKPVASASSTSSQNPSVQRSSAFETELDSLLSSHGGAEPANPSDQKLTTADFDDMLDDLLESTSVATKPQENQTPLSSTVGKSKVIEEFDSWLDTI